A section of the Salinigranum marinum genome encodes:
- a CDS encoding polysaccharide deacetylase family protein → MPDPDHSFALCLTHDVDRPYKTWAQSAYYALAERDPAHLTSLRPGTRPYWQFERIMRLEDELGVRSAFYFLNEPHLFGQGPSVWTDPTRWIQHLGRYDLARPEIVDVIHALDEGGWEVGLHGSYGSYADPDRLASETRVLESVLGHGVDGVRQHYLNLDGTDTWRAQRELGFNYDASLGSATEYGFANGYGVHRPFDDEFVTFPLTAMEVALPDPGESFERAATECDRLVEEAADNDAVMTVLWHPRFFNEQEFPGFGRLYRHLVEQAKERGAWVGPPGELYESLGPERLSRPAFA, encoded by the coding sequence ATGCCTGATCCCGACCACTCGTTCGCCCTCTGTCTGACCCACGACGTCGACCGGCCGTACAAGACGTGGGCGCAGTCGGCGTACTACGCGCTCGCCGAGCGTGACCCCGCCCACCTGACCAGCCTGCGGCCGGGGACGCGGCCGTACTGGCAGTTCGAGCGGATCATGCGCCTCGAAGACGAACTGGGCGTGCGGTCGGCGTTCTACTTCCTCAACGAGCCGCATCTGTTCGGGCAGGGGCCGTCGGTGTGGACCGATCCGACCCGGTGGATCCAGCATCTCGGCCGCTACGACCTCGCGCGGCCGGAGATCGTCGACGTGATCCACGCGCTCGACGAGGGAGGGTGGGAGGTGGGACTCCACGGCTCGTACGGCTCGTACGCCGACCCCGACCGGCTGGCGTCGGAGACGCGGGTGCTCGAATCGGTGCTCGGCCACGGCGTCGACGGCGTCCGCCAGCATTACCTGAATCTCGACGGGACCGACACCTGGCGCGCCCAGCGCGAGCTCGGGTTCAACTACGACGCGAGCCTGGGCTCGGCGACGGAGTACGGCTTCGCGAACGGGTACGGCGTCCACCGGCCGTTCGACGACGAGTTCGTCACCTTTCCGCTGACCGCGATGGAGGTCGCACTCCCCGACCCGGGCGAGTCGTTCGAGCGCGCCGCCACCGAGTGCGACCGGCTCGTCGAGGAGGCGGCCGACAACGACGCCGTGATGACGGTGCTGTGGCACCCGCGCTTTTTCAACGAGCAGGAGTTCCCCGGCTTCGGCCGGCTCTACCGGCATCTCGTCGAGCAGGCCAAAGAGCGAGGTGCGTGGGTCGGACCGCCGGGGGAACTGTATGAGTCGCTCGGGCCGGAGCGACTCTCACGCCCCGCGTTCGCGTAG
- the wecB gene encoding non-hydrolyzing UDP-N-acetylglucosamine 2-epimerase produces MTTDRRRVLTIVGARPQFVKAFPVSRRLKGAHDEVLVHTGQHYDDELSGVFFDELDLPVPAYNLGVGSAPHPVQVARMMTELNDVFEAEAPDAALVYGDTNSTLAGALVASMRSTPLVHVEAGLRSGDWEMPEERNRVMADHLADVCCAPCERAVETLRGEGIDEGVWNTGDVMYDALVDVRERAIEVATVRVDLGLRPGEYVLATVHRAANTGDPDRLEEILAGLADAPYPVVFPVHPRTEAALREYGLWERATEALTVIEPVGYLEFVDLLDGAARVATDSGGVQKEALFLGTVCVTLREETEWIETVEAGWNTLVGASADAIRAALAERRVPSSSPDPYGDGDAAARIVEALADA; encoded by the coding sequence GTGACGACTGACCGCCGCCGCGTGCTCACGATCGTCGGCGCGCGCCCGCAGTTCGTGAAGGCGTTCCCCGTCTCGCGACGGCTCAAGGGCGCCCACGACGAGGTGCTCGTGCACACGGGCCAACACTACGACGACGAACTCTCCGGCGTGTTCTTCGACGAACTCGACCTGCCGGTCCCGGCGTACAACCTCGGGGTCGGCTCCGCGCCCCACCCGGTACAGGTCGCTCGCATGATGACGGAGTTGAACGACGTGTTCGAGGCCGAAGCGCCGGACGCCGCGCTCGTCTACGGCGACACCAACTCGACGCTCGCGGGCGCGCTGGTGGCGTCGATGCGGTCGACGCCGCTCGTCCACGTCGAGGCGGGGCTCCGGAGCGGCGACTGGGAGATGCCCGAAGAGCGCAACCGGGTGATGGCCGACCACCTCGCCGACGTCTGCTGTGCGCCGTGTGAGCGCGCCGTGGAGACGCTGCGGGGCGAGGGGATCGACGAGGGCGTCTGGAACACGGGCGACGTGATGTACGACGCGCTCGTCGACGTTCGCGAGCGGGCGATCGAGGTCGCGACCGTCCGCGTCGACCTCGGACTGCGCCCGGGCGAGTACGTCCTCGCCACCGTCCACCGCGCCGCGAACACGGGCGATCCCGACCGCCTGGAGGAAATCCTCGCGGGGCTGGCGGACGCGCCGTACCCGGTCGTGTTCCCCGTCCACCCCCGGACCGAGGCGGCGCTGCGGGAGTACGGTCTCTGGGAGCGGGCCACGGAGGCGCTGACCGTCATCGAGCCGGTCGGCTATCTCGAGTTCGTCGACTTGCTCGACGGGGCCGCCCGCGTCGCCACGGACTCGGGGGGCGTCCAGAAGGAGGCGCTCTTTCTCGGGACGGTCTGCGTCACGCTCCGCGAGGAGACCGAGTGGATCGAGACGGTCGAGGCGGGCTGGAACACGCTCGTGGGGGCGTCGGCCGACGCGATCCGGGCGGCGCTCGCCGAGCGCCGCGTCCCGTCGTCGTCGCCCGACCCCTACGGCGACGGCGACGCGGCCGCGCGGATCGTGGAGGCGCTCGCCGATGCCTGA
- a CDS encoding glycosyltransferase family 2 protein, whose product MYRNHTVGVVVPAHNEAPFVGEVIDTLPTFVDRVYPVDDASTDETWEVLTERAASTRDAVATVADGGSDADVRVVPLRHETNQGVGAAIRTGYRRAHADGMDVVAVMDGDGQMDPEMLNRLLDPLVAGRAAYAKGNRLLSPSHRDGMSRWRLFGNALLTGLTRVASGYWTLMDSQNGYTAISRHALETIDLDRLYDGYGFRNDLLVALNVARLPVADVSIPAIYGEERSGIRYRSFVPRLSRLLLSGFLWRLRGRYLVREFHPLVGLYVLSVVGMLTWAVQGLQAVRSRDTGPAEWPALVLLGLTSGLAALLAMAFDVQANDSLHVVVDRDD is encoded by the coding sequence ATGTATCGTAACCACACGGTCGGCGTGGTGGTGCCGGCGCACAACGAGGCACCGTTCGTCGGGGAGGTCATCGACACCCTGCCGACGTTCGTCGATCGGGTGTACCCGGTCGACGACGCGTCGACAGACGAGACCTGGGAGGTGCTGACGGAGCGTGCGGCCTCCACGAGAGACGCGGTCGCCACCGTGGCCGACGGGGGCTCGGACGCGGACGTTCGCGTCGTCCCCCTACGTCACGAGACCAACCAGGGGGTCGGCGCGGCGATCAGGACGGGCTACCGGCGTGCCCACGCCGACGGGATGGACGTCGTCGCCGTGATGGACGGCGACGGGCAGATGGACCCCGAGATGCTGAATCGGCTGCTCGATCCGCTCGTCGCCGGCCGCGCGGCGTACGCGAAGGGGAACCGCCTGCTGTCGCCCAGCCACAGGGACGGGATGTCGCGGTGGCGGCTGTTCGGCAACGCGCTCCTCACCGGGCTCACGCGCGTGGCGAGCGGCTACTGGACGCTGATGGACTCGCAGAACGGCTACACGGCGATCTCCCGCCACGCCCTCGAGACGATCGACCTCGACCGCCTCTACGACGGCTACGGCTTCCGCAACGACCTGCTGGTGGCGCTCAACGTCGCGCGGCTCCCGGTCGCCGACGTGTCGATCCCGGCCATCTACGGGGAGGAGCGGAGCGGGATCCGGTACCGCTCGTTCGTCCCACGGCTGTCGCGGCTGCTGCTGTCGGGGTTCCTCTGGCGGCTCAGAGGACGGTATCTCGTCCGGGAGTTCCACCCGCTCGTCGGGCTGTACGTCCTGAGTGTCGTCGGGATGCTCACGTGGGCCGTCCAGGGCCTGCAGGCGGTGCGTAGCCGTGATACCGGCCCAGCCGAGTGGCCCGCGTTGGTGCTCCTCGGCCTCACGAGCGGGCTCGCCGCCCTGCTCGCGATGGCGTTCGACGTGCAGGCGAACGATTCGCTCCACGTGGTGGTCGACCGTGACGACTGA